From the genome of Candidatus Electrothrix communis, one region includes:
- a CDS encoding SpvB/TcaC N-terminal domain-containing protein, translated as MFFTRKFKKLFSLLALLIWVHLDACTVYALVYQSPPQAPSVRLAPVATTQKSSGRKSLATVFLGGKFYPIPISSPGNEEATGLFDRDIATDYAPATPALVDVRFDSPQAISEIRIYGPSSYLLTVQEQINGQWANVDSCTDLDLSIQNEQWYSYPLGTAEEGNALRLQLVPIDNGGAAGDTGTVQGIREIEFWSPGQHEPVRSGMELHSLLDQGIVVDQSRQYQAEPISGVIGPEEGTYTDAARDNTFRFDLVYRPEQIKRAYLSYELSGLAHWTSAIRSINEQAAMGGYVIERGQGGQDGLQLEEIAPAWLRQGANQIRFVPVDGDSSYTVSKVQVLVELDDGTNSLNRVSTNMAGDRAGAASLYDGDTGTSLEPVQQQEVMLTGWEQQLWQVPSEESVEGATIELDFDRLTDLSAVGFYATGRLKGAISVMLENQGEWFASMASGEQDIKEAGWHYLNLPDGEDVRAARLVFDRRAGKGAISEVWAAGSKLGADDDPVINITYPDAGQYVDDKVYVRGFASPENGSGPAQVYVGGQEVFPVNGEFETIVDAEHADDNGFLEVTATYPDGETAVSLIPLLQNRLEENSKIEVRAYLLPDGTGSGTGSGTGSGGQTNGGENNGTSGENGIYDHINLIEDFSVSGEKDHTLDSKAGAQVNVSKGAVRKGVKIRMMTLRDRDLPALDAGMVNVTGQAKGFRFLPHGMKFDKKVKVKLPYNKQLIPPGFKDEDVRTYFFDEAAGRWSVLERDSVDTATSGVVSETDHFTDMINAVVQVPESPEKVNFSPTQIKDIKVSNPAAKVNLIEPPQANNQGDARLSYPLEVPPGRQGLQPQLAVQYSSGGGNGWMGLGWDLSTQAVSIDTRWGVPRYDADLETETYTLSGQQLTPLAHRTELIERTAEKIFHARTEGAFQKIIRHGDHPAEYWWEVFDKNGTRFFYGGDPATGLADDAVLKDYSGNVAKWALRKVQDSNGNSMRYHYVLQEDSGVGSGEGGVPGYELYLDRITYTGYGGAEGPYEVRFLRDRQLDEARRTDVGIDARLGFKKVIADLLRKVEVSYQGEMIRSYAFGYRKGAFEKTLLETVTQFDKDGREFNSHQLEYFDEARNGNGAYKGFGASENWDTGDDDVDGGLIFEGDASAIGGSKNSGGGGHIYLGLNLSAACTKDGSFGGKVGFNRSNSKGLLALTDVNGDGLADKVFGSGSVFRPNLSGPDGITKFGEPVGVGLGGISKGKSKMTSGGAEIYLKGSVGINLSNTSSETNTYLSDVNGDGLTDLVYSGSVRFGRPDDPEKIRPVPEYGSDSSVTPYPIGQGAVDGEELFEDNEELYQEMLAASPLHDTLRRWIAPYDGQISISGQIALKEDTSEERAEYTTADGVRVAVQRNSSELWATELGADEYSPVSPENVDSIPVNKGDRIYFRVQSRFDGAYDQVEWNPEITYQEVTATIDANGLDSYRYQAGENFIPTGRTALATTLPVTGTVSLNGDVEITEPCSDDITVRVLLNNNEEFSETVATGQAANIAVNLSGLNVEKDDQLQFRIETDSPVDATLVHWQPHIEYTAAEDVETLYDPDGNPVIAFDSPYVMDIYGDNDLDAPLAAWTAPQSGTVTVKADIVGGGSENLALTVKRDQELVAKKIFTGKNVELPLEVVQGEEFYFELSTRSRELGTSISSYTITVNGVVVPAALNYPAAEGFFGQPYRGWTYAGYKADGEKVNQPIAEADLAMPEFDQEQLEKTQQTENPEELDPQFTPDKLEGIMFYPEPAQNRWKGFDDSSWITATVQSSSRLGEDYISVPKGEQYAGARAVSRLSKSRQTGVFAGGGTSSGSFGASASYTKGKNKSLLDFMDMNGDRFPDVVSTGGIQYSPMTGGLEGRRRAVLSGIRESESDSVSFGISGNFAHEKKTNGQASGSANVQAGLQMQPLGVSGGFAQSSDEGEYDLSDINGDGLPDKLFSSGNVALNLGYAFAAPEHWGAVRVSESESTNVNIGGSLGAGGSFGATNDGRYGFSAGVNLSRGEQEGEKGWTDINGDGLRDYVRQSGEALNVALNTGNGFVPMSYPGASDFSESVSFTQGGGFYFTIGIPIPPPAPLLCIIINPGADVSKGMSRPEVSIQDIDGDGFADHLSSEKDNKIKVRRNQIGRTNLLKKVNRPLGANFTLEYERDGNTYQLPQSRWNLTRVEAFDGFVGDGVDTLVTTYKYEDGFHHRQEREFFGYKTLTTEQRNATDNTVYRSTTQTFLNRNYYEKGLLVSEIVQDGAGKKYLETLNSYQLRDVDSGQILQGEFKDSLTATVFPEMIRTDKKFYEGQDEPGISTYQTFAYDALGNVTHFFDAADAGAEDDVESFIHYHSDVANYIVGKADKIEVKSNGTLYRLREASIENGTGNIRQVRLSFGSGMAVHDLSYDQYGNIKSRKGPANKKGQRYVMDYSYDPDVHTYVTKIKDSFGYSSSADYDLKWGEISRSTDLNSQSISYRHDSVGRVQGITGPYQQGTGRETIVFAYHPEAAVPWALTQHYDNYQQKTDPLETVTFMDGLKRALQTKKDGAVSIGSANSKDKTKDMMIVSGRIIFDFVGRAVEQYYPVTENLGKQGSFNPTFDSIQPTTTRHDVLDRVLQTTIPDDTSTIFAYGFGQDRDKATRFHTKVTDAKNNSKETFKDVGEHITAVKEFNKGETIWTSYAYDPLGQIVQVKDDKDNLTKVGYDLMGRRTRIDSPDAGLTEYVFDPASNLVEKITANLRAEGEAIKYDYTYNRLDNIEYPDYTGNNVSYTYGAPGAAFNRADRIVTVTDESGSEERFYGPLGETVKTIKYVVSKTEGNAANSPEIYITQYTYDTFNRLRQLIFPDNELLTYLYNSGGLAESASGKKGEYDYPYLKALTYDKFEQRVFMRQGNGAETQYDYNPRNRRLANLKAAAAGREFMDLSYDYDPVGNIMGLDNAAAVRKPYEFGGKSQQRFGYDDLYRLTTANGLLEQKPNTEYRYTLAMQYDSIHNIVRKDQEDIRIVPGGSQITQKKTTYDYSYAYTSSRPHAPTQIGERAFSYDANGNQTGWESDENGTRRTIVWDEENRIQEIKDNGHTMRYAYNDAGERVIKTGPQGETVYVNQFYSVRNREVGSKHVFVGTGRIVTKLVKGQENVTTPGDVTHPGKSDPSGKAVGHSGKGNNGGGSGGGSAGNGTILYEPDLFYYHPNHLGSTSFVTDVVGEVYQHLEYFPFGETWIEEVSNQHRVPFLFTAKELDQETGLYYFGARYYDPRTSVWQSPDPILGDYLPSGDKEKDKKLPGMGGVFNSPNIGLYTYAASSPLKYIDPDGKCTTVIESGLLLGGAVVIFFLLQDGIHRDGGSSLSPLNRQGSRYRSSRQPSNYSVSTPATPPEPPDDDHCNFNNDEKPKLKHNPKHHPNSKSPEPSNVQDLFDKSIADENGVRWAIDSDETIHRFSSPSNGETHWNGSNGGNSPIEEKNIPNEIRKALKNKECE; from the coding sequence ATGTTCTTTACGCGAAAGTTTAAGAAGCTCTTTTCCCTTCTCGCCCTTTTGATCTGGGTACATCTGGATGCCTGCACCGTCTATGCGCTGGTCTATCAAAGCCCGCCGCAGGCACCGTCCGTTAGGCTTGCTCCGGTTGCAACAACGCAGAAATCTTCAGGAAGGAAAAGCCTCGCAACCGTTTTCCTGGGCGGAAAGTTTTATCCAATCCCCATTTCTTCTCCGGGAAACGAAGAGGCAACCGGGCTGTTTGATCGTGATATTGCAACCGACTATGCTCCGGCGACTCCTGCTCTTGTTGATGTACGCTTTGACAGTCCTCAAGCGATCAGTGAAATCCGTATCTACGGCCCGTCATCCTATCTGCTGACTGTACAGGAGCAGATCAACGGACAGTGGGCGAATGTTGATTCCTGCACAGACTTGGATTTAAGCATTCAGAACGAGCAGTGGTATTCTTATCCGCTTGGAACGGCAGAAGAAGGAAATGCGCTTCGCCTTCAGCTGGTGCCGATTGATAATGGTGGTGCAGCTGGTGATACCGGTACTGTTCAGGGTATTCGGGAAATTGAGTTTTGGTCGCCAGGACAGCATGAGCCAGTTCGGTCAGGCATGGAGCTGCATTCTCTGCTGGATCAGGGAATTGTTGTCGATCAGAGCAGGCAGTATCAGGCTGAACCCATCAGCGGTGTGATTGGTCCTGAGGAGGGAACGTATACTGATGCCGCTCGTGACAACACCTTCCGTTTTGATTTGGTTTATCGGCCTGAGCAGATCAAACGGGCCTATTTGAGCTATGAGCTTTCCGGCTTGGCTCATTGGACCAGCGCCATTCGCAGTATCAACGAGCAGGCCGCCATGGGCGGCTATGTGATTGAGCGCGGCCAAGGCGGCCAAGATGGATTACAGCTTGAAGAAATTGCGCCTGCATGGCTGCGTCAGGGCGCAAACCAGATTCGTTTTGTTCCTGTGGATGGAGACTCTTCGTACACGGTCAGCAAGGTACAGGTCCTGGTAGAGCTGGATGATGGCACAAATTCTCTCAACAGGGTTAGCACCAATATGGCCGGAGATCGGGCTGGTGCTGCCAGCCTCTACGACGGAGACACAGGTACCAGCTTAGAACCGGTACAGCAGCAGGAGGTCATGCTCACAGGCTGGGAGCAGCAACTTTGGCAGGTTCCTTCAGAGGAGTCAGTTGAAGGGGCGACGATTGAGCTTGATTTTGATCGGCTGACTGATCTGAGTGCGGTAGGCTTTTATGCAACCGGCAGGCTCAAGGGGGCGATCAGCGTTATGCTGGAAAACCAGGGCGAATGGTTTGCAAGTATGGCCAGCGGTGAACAGGATATTAAAGAAGCAGGCTGGCATTACCTCAACCTGCCCGATGGGGAAGATGTCCGGGCTGCCCGTTTAGTTTTTGACCGTAGAGCTGGCAAAGGAGCTATCAGTGAGGTGTGGGCAGCCGGTTCCAAATTAGGTGCAGATGATGATCCTGTCATTAATATTACCTATCCTGATGCGGGCCAGTATGTGGACGATAAAGTCTATGTTCGCGGTTTTGCCAGCCCGGAAAACGGTTCAGGTCCGGCCCAAGTGTATGTCGGCGGCCAGGAAGTCTTTCCGGTCAACGGCGAGTTCGAGACCATTGTTGATGCAGAGCATGCTGATGATAACGGATTTCTAGAAGTCACTGCTACTTATCCTGACGGAGAAACTGCGGTCAGCCTGATACCTCTGTTGCAGAATCGGCTGGAGGAGAACAGCAAGATCGAAGTTCGTGCATATCTCTTGCCTGATGGAACGGGATCAGGAACAGGAAGTGGCACAGGATCAGGAGGGCAAACCAACGGAGGGGAGAACAACGGTACGTCTGGAGAAAATGGTATTTATGATCATATCAACCTGATTGAAGACTTCTCGGTAAGCGGCGAAAAAGACCATACGCTGGATTCCAAAGCCGGTGCTCAGGTAAACGTGAGTAAAGGCGCGGTGCGCAAGGGCGTGAAAATCAGGATGATGACCCTGCGTGACCGCGACCTCCCTGCCTTGGATGCGGGCATGGTCAACGTCACTGGTCAGGCCAAGGGCTTCCGTTTCCTGCCCCACGGCATGAAGTTTGATAAGAAAGTCAAGGTCAAGCTGCCGTATAATAAGCAGCTCATTCCGCCAGGTTTTAAGGACGAGGATGTCCGCACCTATTTCTTTGACGAGGCAGCAGGTCGCTGGAGCGTTTTAGAGCGGGACAGCGTGGACACCGCTACCAGCGGGGTTGTCAGCGAAACGGATCATTTCACGGATATGATCAATGCGGTAGTCCAGGTGCCGGAATCGCCGGAAAAGGTCAATTTTAGCCCGACCCAGATCAAGGATATCAAGGTTTCCAATCCGGCTGCCAAGGTCAATCTCATCGAACCGCCGCAGGCCAATAATCAGGGCGATGCCCGCCTGAGCTACCCCCTTGAAGTACCGCCGGGTCGTCAGGGGCTCCAGCCGCAATTGGCTGTGCAGTACAGTTCCGGCGGCGGTAACGGCTGGATGGGCCTTGGTTGGGATCTGTCCACCCAGGCAGTGAGCATTGATACCCGCTGGGGTGTGCCCCGCTATGATGCGGATTTGGAAACCGAGACCTACACCCTGAGCGGGCAGCAGCTCACGCCGCTGGCCCATCGAACCGAGCTGATCGAGCGCACAGCGGAGAAGATCTTCCATGCCCGCACTGAAGGGGCCTTTCAGAAGATCATCCGGCACGGGGACCATCCGGCGGAGTACTGGTGGGAGGTCTTTGACAAGAACGGCACCCGTTTCTTTTACGGCGGTGACCCTGCAACCGGGCTGGCTGACGATGCGGTGCTCAAGGATTACAGCGGTAATGTGGCCAAATGGGCCTTGCGCAAGGTGCAGGACAGCAACGGCAACAGCATGCGCTATCATTATGTGCTTCAGGAAGATTCCGGGGTTGGCAGCGGCGAAGGCGGGGTGCCCGGTTATGAGCTGTACCTGGATCGGATCACCTATACTGGTTACGGCGGAGCGGAAGGCCCGTATGAGGTACGCTTTCTTCGGGATCGTCAGCTTGACGAGGCCCGCCGAACGGATGTGGGCATTGATGCCCGGCTCGGTTTTAAGAAGGTCATTGCTGATCTGCTCCGTAAGGTAGAGGTCTCGTATCAGGGCGAGATGATCCGATCCTATGCCTTTGGGTATCGCAAAGGGGCTTTTGAGAAGACCCTGCTGGAAACCGTGACCCAATTTGATAAGGACGGTAGGGAGTTCAACAGCCACCAGCTTGAGTATTTTGATGAGGCCAGAAACGGGAATGGGGCCTATAAGGGCTTCGGGGCTTCTGAAAACTGGGATACTGGAGATGATGATGTTGATGGCGGGTTGATTTTTGAAGGTGATGCAAGCGCAATCGGCGGCAGTAAAAATAGTGGTGGTGGCGGACATATATATCTTGGATTAAATTTATCTGCTGCTTGTACCAAGGATGGTTCCTTTGGCGGCAAGGTCGGTTTTAACCGCAGTAACAGCAAGGGCCTGTTGGCCTTGACCGATGTCAACGGCGATGGCTTGGCTGACAAGGTTTTTGGTTCCGGCTCGGTCTTTCGGCCCAATCTCTCCGGCCCGGACGGCATCACCAAATTCGGTGAGCCTGTAGGTGTCGGCTTGGGCGGGATATCCAAAGGAAAATCCAAGATGACTTCTGGCGGGGCTGAAATCTATCTTAAAGGATCTGTCGGCATCAACCTCAGCAATACCTCCAGTGAAACCAACACCTATCTCAGCGATGTCAACGGTGACGGGCTGACCGATTTGGTTTATAGCGGCTCTGTGCGGTTTGGTAGGCCGGACGATCCAGAGAAAATACGACCAGTGCCGGAATACGGCTCAGATTCCTCGGTAACCCCGTATCCCATCGGCCAAGGCGCGGTTGACGGGGAAGAGCTGTTCGAGGATAACGAAGAGTTGTACCAAGAAATGCTGGCAGCCAGTCCGTTGCATGATACCTTGCGTCGTTGGATAGCTCCCTATGACGGGCAAATCAGCATCAGCGGTCAGATTGCCCTGAAGGAAGATACCAGTGAAGAACGTGCTGAATACACAACAGCGGACGGGGTACGGGTTGCTGTGCAGCGTAACAGCAGCGAGTTATGGGCCACAGAGCTGGGGGCGGACGAGTACAGTCCGGTGTCTCCAGAAAATGTGGACTCTATCCCGGTCAACAAGGGCGACCGGATTTATTTCCGGGTTCAGTCTCGTTTTGACGGGGCCTACGATCAGGTGGAGTGGAATCCGGAAATTACCTATCAGGAGGTAACCGCAACCATAGATGCCAACGGTCTTGATTCCTATCGTTATCAGGCGGGTGAAAATTTTATTCCCACCGGACGAACCGCTCTGGCTACTACCCTGCCGGTCACAGGAACTGTTTCTCTGAATGGTGATGTGGAGATAACCGAACCCTGTTCTGATGATATCACGGTCAGGGTGCTGCTCAACAACAACGAGGAGTTCAGCGAGACCGTAGCCACCGGTCAGGCGGCAAATATAGCGGTCAATCTCAGCGGCCTGAATGTAGAAAAGGATGATCAGCTTCAGTTCAGAATTGAGACGGATTCCCCGGTTGATGCCACCTTGGTGCATTGGCAGCCGCATATAGAATACACGGCTGCTGAGGACGTGGAGACTCTGTACGACCCGGACGGTAATCCGGTCATCGCTTTTGATTCGCCCTATGTCATGGACATCTACGGTGATAATGACCTTGATGCTCCTTTGGCGGCATGGACGGCACCGCAATCCGGCACCGTGACCGTGAAGGCCGATATTGTCGGCGGAGGCAGCGAGAACCTGGCTCTGACTGTTAAACGGGATCAGGAGCTTGTGGCGAAGAAGATCTTTACAGGCAAAAACGTTGAGCTGCCCCTTGAGGTGGTTCAAGGTGAGGAATTCTATTTTGAGTTGAGCACCCGGAGCAGGGAGCTTGGCACCAGCATCAGTTCGTACACCATAACCGTGAATGGTGTTGTTGTACCTGCGGCCTTGAACTATCCAGCAGCAGAAGGCTTTTTCGGTCAACCCTATCGGGGGTGGACCTATGCTGGCTATAAGGCTGATGGCGAAAAAGTGAATCAGCCTATTGCTGAAGCGGATCTGGCTATGCCGGAATTTGACCAAGAGCAGCTTGAGAAAACCCAGCAGACCGAAAACCCGGAAGAGCTTGATCCGCAGTTTACCCCGGACAAGCTGGAAGGGATCATGTTCTATCCCGAACCGGCCCAGAATCGCTGGAAAGGTTTTGATGACAGCAGCTGGATTACAGCTACGGTACAGAGCAGTTCCCGGTTGGGAGAGGATTATATTTCCGTTCCCAAGGGGGAGCAGTATGCAGGTGCCCGTGCGGTCAGCAGGTTGTCCAAGAGCAGGCAGACCGGCGTGTTCGCTGGAGGTGGAACCTCCAGCGGTTCTTTTGGTGCCAGTGCCTCGTATACAAAAGGAAAAAACAAGTCGCTTCTTGATTTTATGGACATGAACGGTGACCGCTTCCCGGATGTGGTGAGCACCGGCGGGATTCAGTACAGTCCTATGACAGGCGGCTTGGAAGGACGGCGGCGGGCAGTACTCTCCGGGATACGGGAGTCAGAAAGTGATTCTGTCAGCTTTGGTATAAGCGGGAATTTTGCCCATGAGAAGAAAACGAATGGTCAGGCAAGCGGAAGTGCAAATGTACAAGCAGGTCTCCAGATGCAGCCTTTAGGCGTAAGCGGTGGCTTTGCGCAATCGAGTGATGAAGGAGAGTATGATTTAAGCGACATCAACGGCGACGGCCTCCCGGATAAACTCTTTTCTAGCGGAAATGTTGCCCTGAACTTGGGTTATGCCTTTGCAGCCCCGGAGCATTGGGGCGCAGTTCGCGTCAGTGAAAGCGAAAGCACGAACGTTAATATAGGGGGATCATTAGGGGCAGGTGGCTCATTCGGCGCAACTAACGACGGTCGTTACGGATTTTCAGCCGGTGTCAATCTTTCACGAGGAGAGCAGGAAGGAGAAAAAGGCTGGACAGATATTAACGGTGACGGCCTGCGAGATTATGTCCGGCAAAGCGGCGAGGCCTTAAACGTTGCTCTGAATACCGGCAACGGCTTTGTGCCCATGTCGTATCCGGGTGCGAGTGATTTTTCAGAGAGTGTGAGTTTTACCCAAGGGGGTGGTTTTTATTTTACTATCGGTATACCTATTCCTCCGCCCGCCCCTCTGCTGTGCATCATCATCAACCCAGGAGCCGATGTCAGCAAAGGCATGAGCAGGCCCGAAGTCTCCATTCAGGACATTGACGGCGACGGATTCGCTGACCATCTCAGTTCAGAAAAAGACAATAAGATCAAAGTACGACGCAACCAAATCGGCAGAACCAACCTGCTGAAAAAGGTCAACCGACCCTTGGGCGCAAACTTCACCTTGGAATATGAACGCGACGGCAACACCTACCAGCTGCCCCAAAGCCGATGGAACCTGACCCGCGTAGAAGCCTTTGATGGCTTCGTCGGGGACGGCGTGGATACGCTCGTCACGACCTACAAATACGAAGACGGTTTCCATCATCGCCAGGAGCGTGAATTCTTCGGGTATAAAACCCTGACCACGGAACAGCGCAACGCCACGGATAATACCGTTTATCGCAGCACGACCCAGACCTTCCTTAATCGCAATTATTACGAAAAAGGGCTGCTGGTCTCTGAGATCGTGCAGGACGGGGCAGGCAAGAAATATCTGGAAACCCTGAACAGCTATCAGCTCCGCGATGTGGACAGTGGTCAGATTCTCCAGGGCGAATTCAAGGACAGCCTGACCGCCACGGTCTTCCCGGAGATGATCCGCACGGACAAGAAGTTCTACGAAGGTCAGGACGAGCCGGGCATCAGCACCTATCAGACCTTTGCCTATGACGCGCTGGGCAATGTGACCCATTTCTTTGATGCTGCCGATGCCGGGGCTGAGGACGATGTGGAGTCCTTTATCCACTATCACAGCGACGTGGCCAATTATATCGTGGGCAAGGCGGACAAGATAGAGGTCAAGAGCAACGGTACGCTGTACCGTCTGCGTGAGGCCAGTATTGAGAACGGCACCGGCAATATCCGTCAGGTGCGCCTGTCTTTCGGCAGCGGCATGGCTGTGCATGATCTGAGCTATGACCAGTACGGCAACATCAAGAGCAGGAAAGGTCCGGCCAATAAAAAGGGCCAGCGTTATGTCATGGACTATAGCTATGATCCTGACGTGCATACCTACGTCACCAAGATCAAGGACAGCTTCGGCTACAGCTCCTCGGCGGATTATGATCTGAAATGGGGCGAGATCAGCCGTTCCACTGACCTGAATAGCCAATCTATCAGCTACCGCCACGACAGCGTGGGCCGGGTGCAGGGCATCACAGGGCCGTATCAGCAGGGCACAGGCCGGGAGACCATTGTCTTTGCCTATCACCCGGAGGCTGCTGTTCCCTGGGCCTTAACTCAGCATTATGATAATTATCAGCAAAAGACCGACCCGCTGGAAACGGTCACCTTTATGGACGGCCTGAAACGGGCACTCCAGACCAAGAAGGACGGGGCTGTCAGCATCGGTTCCGCTAACAGCAAGGACAAGACCAAGGACATGATGATCGTCTCCGGTCGGATCATCTTTGACTTTGTTGGCAGGGCGGTGGAGCAATACTATCCGGTCACCGAGAACCTGGGTAAGCAGGGCAGCTTCAATCCCACCTTTGACAGCATCCAGCCCACCACAACCCGACATGACGTGCTGGACCGCGTCCTGCAAACCACCATCCCGGATGATACCAGCACCATCTTTGCCTACGGCTTCGGCCAGGATCGCGACAAGGCAACCCGCTTTCACACCAAGGTCACGGATGCCAAGAACAACTCCAAGGAGACCTTCAAGGATGTGGGCGAGCACATCACAGCGGTCAAGGAGTTCAACAAGGGCGAGACGATCTGGACCAGCTATGCATACGATCCTCTGGGCCAGATTGTTCAGGTCAAGGATGACAAGGACAATCTCACCAAGGTGGGCTATGACCTCATGGGCCGCCGCACCCGGATTGATTCCCCGGATGCGGGCCTGACCGAGTATGTCTTTGATCCGGCCTCCAATCTGGTGGAGAAGATCACGGCCAATCTGCGGGCCGAGGGCGAGGCGATCAAATACGACTACACCTATAACCGGCTGGACAACATCGAATATCCCGATTACACCGGCAATAATGTCAGCTATACCTACGGCGCACCGGGTGCGGCCTTTAACCGGGCCGACCGCATCGTCACGGTGACAGATGAATCGGGCAGCGAGGAACGCTTCTACGGCCCGCTGGGCGAGACCGTTAAGACCATCAAATACGTGGTCTCCAAGACCGAGGGCAATGCCGCCAATTCGCCGGAGATCTACATCACCCAATACACCTACGACACCTTCAACCGTTTGCGTCAGCTCATCTTTCCGGATAACGAGCTGCTGACCTATTTGTACAACTCCGGCGGGCTGGCCGAGTCCGCCTCCGGTAAAAAGGGCGAGTACGATTATCCCTACCTCAAGGCTCTGACCTACGACAAGTTCGAGCAGCGGGTCTTCATGCGCCAGGGTAACGGGGCCGAGACCCAGTATGACTATAATCCGCGCAACCGCAGGCTGGCAAATCTCAAGGCCGCAGCAGCGGGCCGGGAGTTCATGGATCTGTCCTACGATTATGATCCGGTGGGCAATATCATGGGCCTGGACAATGCGGCAGCCGTGCGCAAGCCCTACGAGTTCGGCGGCAAATCCCAGCAGCGTTTCGGCTATGACGACCTCTACCGCCTGACCACGGCCAACGGCCTGCTGGAGCAGAAACCGAACACCGAGTACCGCTACACCCTGGCCATGCAGTATGACAGCATCCATAATATTGTCCGCAAGGATCAGGAGGATATCCGCATTGTGCCCGGTGGTAGCCAGATCACCCAGAAAAAGACCACCTACGATTATTCCTACGCCTACACCAGCTCCCGGCCCCATGCCCCGACCCAGATCGGCGAGCGGGCCTTCAGCTATGATGCCAACGGCAATCAGACCGGCTGGGAGAGCGATGAAAACGGCACCCGCCGCACCATTGTCTGGGATGAGGAGAACCGGATTCAGGAGATTAAGGATAACGGTCACACCATGCGCTACGCCTATAACGATGCGGGCGAACGGGTTATTAAGACCGGACCCCAGGGCGAGACCGTGTACGTGAACCAGTTCTACAGCGTCCGCAACCGCGAGGTGGGCAGCAAGCATGTCTTTGTCGGCACGGGCAGGATCGTGACCAAACTGGTCAAGGGGCAGGAGAATGTGACCACACCGGGGGATGTGACCCATCCGGGCAAGAGTGATCCGTCCGGCAAGGCGGTGGGGCATAGCGGCAAGGGGAATAATGGTGGTGGATCAGGGGGTGGTTCGGCTGGTAACGGCACGATTCTTTATGAACCCGACCTGTTTTACTACCATCCCAATCATCTCGGCTCAACCTCCTTTGTTACTGATGTTGTGGGAGAGGTGTATCAGCATCTTGAGTATTTCCCGTTCGGTGAGACCTGGATTGAAGAGGTGAGCAATCAGCACCGGGTGCCGTTTCTGTTCACGGCTAAGGAGCTTGATCAGGAGACCGGACTGTATTACTTCGGGGCGCGGTATTATGATCCGAGGACGAGTGTTTGGCAGTCGCCTGATCCGATACTTGGGGATTATTTGCCGAGTGGGGATAAGGAGAAGGATAAGAAGCTGCCGGGGATGGGGGGAGTTTTTAATAGTCCAAACATAGGATTATATACTTATGCTGCAAGTAGCCCACTTAAGTATATTGATCCTGATGGAAAATGTACTACTGTAATAGAATCTGGCCTGTTACTTGGAGGGGCTGTGGTTATTTTCTTTTTATTACAAGATGGTATACATAGAGATGGTGGCAGCAGTTTATCACCACTTAATAGGCAGGGTAGTCGCTACAGGTCAAGTAGACAACCAAGCAATTACTCTGTATCTACCCCAGCAACCCCTCCTGAACCGCCAGATGATGATCATTGCAATTTTAATAATGATGAAAAACCAAAGCTAAAACACAATCCTAAACATCATCCCAATTCAAAGAGTCCTGAACCTTCAAATGTTCAAGATCTTTTTGATAAATCAATTGCAGACGAGAATGGTGTAAGATGGGCTATCGATTCTGATGAGACAATTCACCGCTTCAGTAGTCCTTCTAATGGTGAGACTCATTGGAATGGGTCAAATGGTGGCAATAGCCCTATTGAGGAAAAGAATATACCTAATGAAATTAGGAAAGCACTAAAAAACAAAGAGTGTGAATAA
- a CDS encoding Imm42 family immunity protein, with protein MNKTIQGIKVIIGDPALFAIESSITKGYEQISCRALGFFCIHINGICYGVCENDATMLACSFDEVNRRLANCGRHVASFSELKAAQIAEAFRSALYGEKQDVSYLGMKSSEFCRHFRRDGINLMWAPDGDAAFDDGSYILQFDFEDRVRLIAFKSDQGYSYDPATLSEVWMPAEAFYQILQQWRDSFEDEWVRSVSSQAAR; from the coding sequence GTGAATAAGACGATCCAAGGGATAAAAGTGATCATCGGAGACCCTGCTTTATTTGCTATTGAATCTAGTATAACAAAAGGTTATGAGCAGATTAGTTGTCGAGCGCTTGGTTTCTTTTGTATACATATTAATGGAATATGTTACGGGGTTTGCGAGAATGATGCAACGATGCTGGCTTGCTCCTTTGATGAGGTTAATCGGCGCCTTGCCAACTGTGGCAGACATGTTGCCAGTTTTTCTGAATTGAAGGCTGCTCAGATTGCTGAGGCGTTTCGCAGTGCTCTTTATGGAGAAAAACAAGATGTAAGCTATCTTGGAATGAAATCATCTGAGTTTTGCAGACATTTCAGACGAGATGGGATTAATTTAATGTGGGCTCCTGATGGTGATGCCGCTTTCGATGACGGTAGCTACATATTACAATTTGATTTTGAAGACCGTGTTCGCTTGATCGCGTTTAAATCGGATCAAGGATATAGTTATGATCCAGCAACATTATCGGAAGTTTGGATGCCCGCTGAGGCATTTTATCAGATACTTCAACAGTGGCGCGATTCATTTGAGGATGAGTGGGTAAGGTCTGTTAGCTCGCAGGCAGCCCGGTAG